In the Alteromonas sp. M12 genome, one interval contains:
- a CDS encoding diguanylate cyclase: MTNKQVGFGNISNRTPIMLIADDQPLVVRQIYEVFQNDFHIFMASDGVKCVEMANELLPDIILLDINMPHLDGFQACEKIKENVLTSHIPVIFITSNIDEADEVRGFEVGGVDFIRKPINTTITWARVQSHAQLKRQSDLLRRLALIDGLTGVSNRYQFDEQLTTDWLSCAREQTPLALLMIDADNFKHLNDSYGHQAGDKFLKILAQKITSCAHRPDDLVARYGGEEFACILPNTDHAGALKVAEDIRKIVEKTAMSLRKDEDKKIAVKTTVSIGMHCLIPNRNDKPTILIKSADQALYRAKALGKNQVCVFDNRVAEFASTK, translated from the coding sequence ATGACAAATAAACAGGTAGGTTTTGGCAACATTTCAAATCGAACACCGATAATGCTGATAGCCGATGATCAGCCTCTTGTGGTCAGACAGATTTACGAAGTATTTCAAAATGACTTCCATATTTTTATGGCAAGTGATGGGGTTAAGTGCGTTGAAATGGCAAATGAATTGCTCCCAGATATAATTTTGCTTGATATCAATATGCCGCACTTGGATGGCTTTCAGGCCTGTGAAAAAATTAAGGAAAATGTGCTAACTTCACACATTCCGGTCATTTTTATCACCTCTAATATTGATGAAGCCGACGAAGTCAGAGGTTTTGAGGTAGGCGGAGTAGACTTTATCCGCAAACCCATAAATACCACCATTACTTGGGCCAGAGTACAGAGTCACGCGCAGCTAAAACGTCAATCGGATCTGTTACGCAGACTGGCTTTAATAGACGGTTTAACTGGGGTAAGTAATCGTTATCAATTCGATGAGCAGTTAACAACTGACTGGTTATCTTGTGCTCGGGAGCAAACGCCACTAGCACTGCTGATGATAGATGCAGATAACTTCAAACATTTGAATGACAGCTATGGTCACCAGGCCGGAGACAAATTTTTGAAAATATTGGCGCAAAAAATAACCTCCTGTGCACATCGCCCCGATGACTTAGTCGCGCGATATGGCGGAGAGGAGTTCGCTTGTATTCTTCCCAATACAGATCATGCTGGCGCATTAAAAGTGGCCGAAGATATTCGCAAGATTGTTGAAAAAACGGCCATGTCGTTACGCAAAGATGAAGATAAAAAAATAGCCGTAAAAACCACAGTCAGTATCGGTATGCACTGCTTAATACCGAATAGAAACGATAAACCAACAATTTTAATTAAAAGTGCTGACCAGGCTCTTTATCGAGCAAAGGCACTAGGCAAAAACCAAGTCTGCGTATTCGATAATAGGGTAGCGGAATTCGCTTCAACGAAATAA
- a CDS encoding response regulator has translation MKRLAGISILIADDNALTLEALKRLLELSGATVLAVENGEQVLTQLHISPNRFDVLLIDINMPVMDGLTATKKIRQDRRFDELPIIAATADHLPEDQLNYYQIGMNGHLAKPISLHKLCEAILAVLDKQPTDLDKAVTCPGSLSDIELKQQVLERFGHNQELVVNLIPLYAQEFIQQFDVLKSTKDINQIGTALHALKGISGTIGANDVYNYVNTFHESVKKNQLHDAQLAKMLETLPKLHASNLQRLQNLFVPTENNLPSQETRESKLQPQQRKKIIQFLQQNDLTIIQYVDKLQQQYPNENELITVKKYIDQLKFEPALNFLLNQSGHGQQGKTNDK, from the coding sequence GTGAAAAGATTAGCTGGCATATCCATTCTGATAGCAGACGATAATGCGCTGACGTTGGAAGCTTTAAAACGTCTACTCGAGCTGTCAGGTGCAACCGTATTGGCGGTTGAAAATGGAGAACAAGTGCTAACACAACTGCACATCAGTCCCAATAGGTTTGACGTGCTTTTAATTGATATCAATATGCCTGTGATGGACGGTTTAACCGCCACCAAAAAAATTCGACAAGACCGTCGATTCGATGAGCTACCGATTATTGCCGCGACCGCCGATCACTTACCTGAAGATCAATTGAATTATTACCAAATAGGTATGAACGGGCACCTAGCTAAGCCCATTAGTTTGCACAAGTTATGTGAGGCTATTCTGGCGGTTTTGGATAAGCAACCTACTGATCTGGATAAAGCTGTGACTTGCCCTGGTTCTTTGTCTGACATTGAACTAAAACAGCAAGTGCTCGAGCGCTTTGGTCATAATCAAGAGTTAGTGGTAAATTTAATACCACTGTACGCGCAAGAATTTATTCAACAATTCGATGTGCTAAAAAGCACTAAAGATATTAACCAAATAGGTACAGCTCTGCATGCCTTAAAAGGAATATCTGGCACAATAGGAGCAAATGATGTTTACAATTACGTGAATACATTTCATGAGTCAGTGAAAAAGAATCAACTGCACGATGCTCAACTAGCGAAGATGTTAGAAACGCTTCCTAAACTCCATGCTTCCAATCTACAGCGCTTGCAGAATTTGTTCGTACCCACTGAAAACAATCTGCCTTCACAAGAAACTCGCGAGTCCAAATTGCAACCTCAGCAACGTAAAAAGATCATTCAGTTTTTACAGCAAAATGATCTCACTATCATTCAATATGTTGATAAATTGCAACAGCAGTACCCTAACGAAAATGAGTTAATAACAGTCAAGAAATATATAGACCAGTTAAAATTTGAACCCGCATTAAACTTCTTACTAAATCAATCAGGCCATGGTCAACAGGGTAAAACTAATGACAAATAA
- a CDS encoding sigma-54 dependent transcriptional regulator gives MLKVLLVDDDSEFTDVAYQIIEFLGHEVSVAGSLKEARQWLEHQHFDHILLDFMLPDGSGLHLIDELNLNSTKQTFITLITGHPSVKGMLAGLCGPNVNYLVKPLQREDIEQVLNRKTKKTAKKQNNSLHFGCLIGESAIMKELYLMIERVAKTNANVMLMGESGVGKEVVAQAIHSASDCEGPLVATNCGALSKELIGSELFGHEKGAFTGAVGRKEGVFERAENGTLFLDEVTEMPIDMQPNLLRVLESKRVTRLGGTKEIDVNCRVVSATNRNISELAESKVLREDIYFRLAVFPIDIPTLRERKEDIPLLAQAFLEELNAENGTSFAWNEAQLKRLSEYDWPGNVRELRHAVHRAFIMSDPESSNIDLPSSFASPFASNKKASNQISAGQTIENVEKELIRATLEKVNGSKTLAAEMLGISTKTLYNRLHAYGDFEE, from the coding sequence GTGTTAAAAGTATTATTGGTTGATGATGATAGCGAGTTTACAGATGTTGCCTATCAAATTATTGAATTTCTGGGCCATGAAGTATCTGTAGCTGGCTCTTTAAAAGAAGCCAGACAATGGCTTGAGCATCAACATTTTGATCATATTTTACTAGACTTTATGTTGCCTGACGGCAGCGGACTACACTTAATTGACGAATTGAACTTAAACAGCACAAAGCAAACCTTTATCACTTTAATTACTGGACACCCTTCGGTAAAAGGTATGTTGGCAGGCTTATGCGGCCCTAATGTTAATTATCTAGTTAAGCCATTACAGCGTGAAGACATCGAACAAGTGTTGAATCGCAAAACTAAAAAAACAGCTAAAAAACAAAACAATTCTTTGCACTTCGGTTGCTTGATCGGTGAATCAGCAATAATGAAAGAGCTGTATTTAATGATTGAGAGAGTGGCTAAAACTAATGCCAACGTTATGTTGATGGGAGAAAGTGGTGTAGGTAAAGAAGTAGTCGCTCAAGCCATCCATTCAGCTAGTGATTGCGAGGGGCCCTTAGTGGCTACCAACTGTGGGGCTTTATCTAAAGAACTGATCGGTAGTGAATTATTTGGTCACGAAAAAGGTGCGTTTACCGGCGCCGTTGGACGTAAAGAGGGGGTGTTTGAGCGAGCGGAAAATGGCACGCTTTTTCTAGATGAAGTCACTGAAATGCCTATTGATATGCAGCCCAACTTATTGCGGGTTTTAGAATCTAAACGAGTAACGCGATTGGGAGGCACTAAAGAAATCGACGTCAATTGTCGAGTGGTTTCCGCGACCAATAGAAATATTAGTGAATTGGCTGAAAGCAAAGTATTACGGGAAGACATCTATTTCCGCTTAGCTGTGTTCCCAATTGATATTCCCACCCTACGAGAGCGAAAAGAAGACATCCCTTTGTTAGCGCAAGCGTTTCTTGAAGAGCTTAATGCGGAAAATGGAACATCTTTTGCTTGGAATGAAGCTCAATTAAAACGATTATCAGAATATGATTGGCCAGGTAATGTAAGAGAACTTCGCCACGCCGTGCATCGGGCTTTCATTATGAGTGATCCTGAGTCATCAAATATTGATTTACCGAGCAGCTTTGCTTCACCGTTCGCTTCTAATAAAAAAGCGTCGAATCAAATTTCAGCTGGGCAAACTATCGAAAATGTTGAAAAAGAATTGATACGGGCGACCCTTGAAAAGGTTAATGGTAGTAAAACCCTTGCTGCCGAAATGCTCGGAATCAGCACAAAAACGCTTTATAACCGTCTTCACGCCTACGGTGATTTTGAAGAGTAA
- a CDS encoding histidine kinase, translating to MTITSNENLDIRTMIHDARGPLNRISMNAELVKLVLENDLPRDKALDALNKIITACQDCSDKLQAISNSHKNIGE from the coding sequence ATGACGATAACAAGTAATGAAAATCTCGATATCCGTACCATGATTCATGACGCGAGAGGACCTTTAAACCGGATTTCAATGAATGCCGAGTTAGTCAAATTAGTACTAGAGAATGATTTACCGCGTGATAAAGCGCTTGATGCATTGAATAAAATTATTACTGCTTGTCAAGACTGTAGCGACAAGCTCCAAGCAATAAGTAATTCCCATAAAAACATTGGCGAATAA
- a CDS encoding ATP-binding protein: protein MKQRRLFGNTVFTWFTVTIIVLGVISVNAYLAVKTTKDLAKVQESLTNTGNVILVLDELHLMILAAESSQRGYLLTEIEEYLAPYINSVKQLSDQIEKVRVVEVEIVGQRALIDEIIRLTEMKMEEMEKTVLLAQADKERSAIRLVKGGEGNELTKDLDQLFSQIIDNELTYRNFLYSKLNRSEKESVFTFFTSAITSALLLLGLIVLARLNLVSEEKFRNSLEKQNQNLALKVDERTEKLTVYSEELARSNRELEDFAFVASHDLQEPLRKIRAFGDRLHSDYSEQLGEKGADYLNRMKNAAERMSNLISDLLEFSRVSTRGKDFTDVEMSTVISAIEGDLEIAIEESKTKLIVSELPVIKGDPSQMNQLFLNLLSNAIKFRKPDVAPVIELQYQLEQSAGVDGKSSGDMHVFILSDNGVGFENEFAEKIFVPFQRLHGRNEYKGTGIGLAVCRRIVERHGGTISATSELGKGSTFVIKLPTDAVLNKI, encoded by the coding sequence ATGAAACAACGACGTTTATTTGGCAATACTGTTTTTACCTGGTTTACCGTCACTATCATTGTATTGGGGGTAATCAGTGTTAACGCTTATTTAGCGGTGAAAACTACCAAAGACCTGGCTAAAGTCCAAGAAAGTTTGACTAATACAGGTAATGTTATTTTAGTGCTTGATGAGTTACATCTGATGATACTTGCCGCTGAAAGCAGTCAACGGGGATATCTATTAACCGAAATTGAAGAATACCTTGCACCTTATATTAATTCAGTAAAACAACTGTCTGATCAGATTGAAAAAGTTCGTGTAGTTGAAGTTGAAATTGTGGGTCAAAGAGCCTTGATCGACGAAATAATTAGGCTTACTGAAATGAAAATGGAAGAAATGGAGAAGACCGTTTTGCTTGCCCAAGCGGATAAAGAGCGTTCGGCAATTCGGCTGGTCAAGGGAGGTGAGGGTAACGAATTGACCAAAGATCTAGACCAGTTGTTTTCGCAAATAATTGACAATGAACTGACCTATCGGAATTTTTTGTACAGCAAATTAAATCGCTCTGAAAAAGAATCTGTGTTTACTTTCTTTACTTCCGCTATAACCAGCGCATTATTGCTACTCGGTTTAATTGTGTTAGCTAGATTAAATTTGGTAAGTGAAGAAAAATTCAGAAATTCATTGGAAAAACAAAATCAAAACCTCGCGCTGAAAGTGGATGAGCGAACAGAAAAGTTAACGGTTTATTCAGAAGAGCTTGCTCGCAGCAATAGAGAGCTGGAAGATTTCGCTTTTGTCGCTTCTCATGATTTACAAGAGCCATTACGTAAAATTCGTGCCTTTGGCGATAGGCTGCATTCCGATTATTCTGAGCAACTCGGAGAAAAAGGGGCGGACTATCTAAATCGCATGAAGAATGCGGCTGAGCGTATGTCTAATTTAATTAGCGATTTACTCGAGTTTTCTCGGGTATCCACCCGAGGTAAAGATTTTACTGATGTCGAAATGTCGACTGTAATTTCGGCGATTGAAGGTGATTTGGAAATCGCTATTGAAGAAAGCAAAACCAAGCTTATCGTCTCTGAATTACCTGTAATAAAAGGTGATCCCAGTCAGATGAACCAATTGTTTTTAAATTTATTGTCAAATGCGATTAAATTTAGAAAACCAGATGTTGCTCCGGTGATTGAGTTGCAATACCAACTTGAACAGAGTGCAGGCGTTGATGGTAAATCCAGTGGCGATATGCATGTCTTTATTTTAAGCGACAACGGTGTGGGTTTTGAAAACGAATTTGCAGAAAAAATATTTGTTCCATTTCAGCGATTACATGGGCGAAATGAATATAAAGGAACAGGGATAGGTCTAGCGGTATGTCGACGCATTGTTGAGCGACATGGCGGGACTATCTCTGCGACCAGTGAATTGGGTAAAGGGTCGACTTTTGTGATTAAATTACCTACCGATGCTGTACTTAACAAAATTTAA
- a CDS encoding response regulator: protein MPYSNKKSLIILMADDDDDDRLLAQDALNESRVLNSLKCVEDGVELMHYLKRVGKYADKEMYPRPGLILLDLNMPRKDGREALAEIKADPDLRSIPVVILTTSKEEEDKIKGYGLGAASYITKPVNFEGLVEVMKALGKYWVEIVELPENKE, encoded by the coding sequence ATGCCTTATTCAAATAAAAAGTCATTAATAATCTTAATGGCAGATGACGATGATGATGACCGATTGTTAGCACAAGATGCTTTGAACGAAAGTCGAGTGTTGAATAGTCTTAAGTGTGTGGAAGACGGCGTAGAGTTAATGCACTACTTAAAGCGCGTGGGGAAATATGCTGATAAGGAGATGTACCCTCGACCCGGTTTAATTCTGCTCGACTTGAACATGCCTCGCAAAGATGGTCGCGAGGCGCTGGCAGAAATCAAAGCTGATCCAGATTTAAGAAGTATTCCTGTGGTTATTTTAACGACTTCTAAAGAAGAAGAAGACAAAATCAAAGGATATGGTTTAGGGGCTGCTTCTTACATCACTAAACCGGTTAATTTTGAAGGTCTAGTGGAAGTAATGAAGGCACTCGGAAAATATTGGGTCGAAATTGTAGAATTACCCGAGAACAAAGAGTAA
- a CDS encoding hybrid sensor histidine kinase/response regulator has translation MDVKSARILIVEDDEDDYILTHDQLEKLDRHRFEIDWVTNLEDALEQLKRNDHEICLLDYHLGAYTGIDVLDKAQALGSHVPIIMLTGQSDDDLDRLALKAGAADFLVKGDITNARFTRAIRYAISRGEIEKARQQSLDAEIESRSKDRFIAHLSHELRTPLTSILGYTELLLNGDKAKDAQKELSTILNNGQHLLSLLNDILDLSKIAAGKLQLKPADVMLSSFVGDILTLMQMPANEKGLSLKFYSSPQVPEFINADPTRLRQVIINLLFNGIKFTDSGEVSLTVDFDPEHPEQIRFIVCDTGIGIAESEIDVIFIPFQQLEDVTLKREQGAGLGLAIATELIRRMEGEINVTSELGKGSEFTVSLKLPKQFRENLKPLNVKVSDLVATEQYAPLRGKILIVDDLLDIRQLVGEMCRSFGLEVFFAADGSQALEAIKQPDSAFDLVVMDIHMPVMDGRKAIVEIRNYGFSKPVLALTAANMKGVDIELTALGFDNIIGKPIDQSLLYQSIAKYLKHNAQGTKLKTEIANLTSSSKQTLSTVLVVEDDADSAELIVLLLDSLGINAQSASSCETCLKLIAQNELYSHILLDKNLPDGNGLNLATEISRIQPNCDLIIISGEEVSAEELRSHGISNSLLKPISLQQLQSVFS, from the coding sequence ATGGATGTGAAATCAGCGCGAATTTTGATCGTGGAAGATGACGAAGATGATTATATTCTAACGCACGATCAATTGGAAAAACTCGACCGTCATCGATTCGAGATCGATTGGGTGACAAACTTAGAAGATGCATTAGAGCAATTAAAACGTAATGATCATGAGATTTGTTTACTCGACTATCATCTTGGTGCCTATACAGGTATCGACGTTTTAGATAAGGCCCAAGCACTAGGATCTCATGTTCCGATTATCATGCTAACTGGACAGTCGGATGACGATCTCGACAGATTAGCATTGAAAGCGGGGGCCGCTGATTTTTTAGTTAAGGGAGATATAACCAACGCTAGATTTACTCGAGCGATCCGCTATGCGATTTCTCGAGGTGAGATTGAAAAAGCACGGCAGCAAAGTTTAGACGCGGAGATTGAAAGTCGTTCTAAAGACAGGTTTATAGCCCATTTGAGCCATGAATTGCGAACCCCACTGACTTCTATTTTGGGCTATACCGAACTGTTATTAAACGGTGACAAAGCCAAAGATGCACAAAAAGAATTATCAACAATTCTAAATAATGGGCAGCACTTACTTAGTCTACTTAATGACATTCTTGATTTATCGAAAATCGCGGCAGGAAAACTGCAACTAAAACCTGCAGATGTGATGCTAAGCAGTTTTGTTGGTGACATATTGACGCTAATGCAAATGCCAGCCAATGAAAAAGGGTTGAGTCTTAAATTTTATTCGTCACCTCAAGTGCCTGAATTCATAAATGCTGATCCGACTCGTCTTCGCCAAGTTATCATCAATTTATTGTTCAATGGGATTAAATTTACTGATTCTGGAGAGGTATCCCTTACCGTTGATTTTGATCCTGAGCATCCTGAACAAATTCGATTCATAGTGTGTGATACCGGTATTGGTATTGCTGAGAGTGAAATCGACGTTATTTTTATTCCTTTTCAGCAACTCGAAGATGTAACGCTAAAAAGAGAGCAGGGAGCTGGGCTGGGTCTCGCGATTGCCACCGAATTAATTAGACGGATGGAAGGCGAGATAAATGTTACTTCAGAATTGGGTAAGGGCAGTGAATTTACCGTTAGTCTAAAGCTTCCTAAACAGTTTAGGGAAAACCTTAAGCCTTTAAACGTGAAAGTCTCTGATTTAGTGGCCACTGAACAATATGCACCACTGCGCGGGAAAATACTCATTGTTGATGATTTGCTTGATATAAGACAGTTAGTCGGTGAAATGTGTCGCTCATTTGGCTTAGAAGTGTTTTTCGCAGCAGATGGAAGTCAGGCTTTAGAGGCTATTAAACAGCCTGACAGCGCGTTTGATTTAGTGGTAATGGACATTCATATGCCAGTCATGGATGGACGTAAAGCGATTGTTGAAATACGAAATTACGGTTTTTCCAAGCCTGTATTAGCATTAACTGCGGCCAATATGAAAGGCGTAGACATCGAACTTACCGCGTTGGGCTTTGACAACATTATTGGTAAGCCGATCGATCAAAGTTTACTGTATCAATCGATTGCTAAATATTTGAAGCACAATGCGCAAGGGACTAAATTAAAAACTGAAATCGCTAATCTAACATCAAGTTCAAAGCAGACGTTATCAACAGTATTAGTGGTAGAAGATGATGCAGATTCTGCTGAATTAATCGTGCTTTTGCTTGATAGTCTTGGCATCAATGCGCAGAGTGCCAGTTCCTGTGAAACCTGTTTAAAACTGATCGCGCAGAATGAGTTATACAGTCATATTCTACTGGATAAAAATCTGCCTGATGGCAATGGCCTAAATTTAGCGACAGAAATTAGTCGAATTCAGCCTAATTGTGATCTCATTATTATCAGTGGCGAAGAAGTCAGTGCTGAAGAGTTAAGGAGTCACGGTATAAGCAATTCATTGCTCAAGCCAATTAGTCTACAACAGCTGCAAAGTGTATTTTCTTAG
- a CDS encoding mechanosensitive ion channel family protein yields MLKIWAYRALFLFAVVCPQLHAQSDLGPPPTIVEESNVIWDEIQSYWLEFLQGLPSVIFGLAIFIVFYLSSRYISELMLKPLSYMSSSLLIRVVIRRIFQLLIILLGTYIFLRFAGLSEFAVAILSGTGVVGLIIGFAFKDIAENFISSLLLSIQKPFKIGDIIEVDNRIGVVKQVTARATTLLDFDGDHIQIPNSTVYKNVIRNVSANPNSRGNFVIGVGYDSSVVDAQKLAMTVLQITEAVLDDPEPQVLVDNLASSTINLKVYFWINTHQHSLLKVSSLLMRTILSEFEKAGISMPDDAREVIFPEGVKLIGAEQVISESQESQQSGQKTNKRLKKQESKLDNQSLSTRIESEEQGTEHIDDLSSDADTIREQANSARDPEQGQNIL; encoded by the coding sequence ATGCTAAAAATATGGGCTTACAGGGCTTTATTCTTATTCGCTGTAGTGTGTCCACAGCTCCACGCGCAAAGCGATCTTGGTCCACCTCCAACAATCGTAGAAGAATCAAATGTTATCTGGGATGAAATTCAGTCCTATTGGCTAGAATTCCTGCAAGGATTGCCCTCGGTGATTTTTGGTTTGGCAATTTTTATCGTTTTCTATCTCTCGTCTCGTTATATCTCAGAGTTAATGCTCAAGCCTCTTTCATACATGAGTTCTAGTTTACTTATCAGAGTAGTCATTCGTCGAATTTTTCAATTACTTATTATTCTGTTGGGAACTTATATCTTTCTGCGTTTCGCAGGTTTGAGTGAATTCGCTGTGGCAATTTTAAGTGGCACAGGAGTGGTTGGTTTAATCATCGGTTTTGCATTTAAAGATATCGCTGAAAACTTTATTTCTAGTTTGTTATTGAGTATTCAAAAGCCATTTAAAATAGGCGATATTATTGAAGTTGATAACCGAATTGGAGTGGTAAAACAGGTAACCGCTAGAGCAACCACACTATTAGATTTTGACGGAGATCATATTCAAATACCCAATTCGACAGTTTATAAAAATGTCATAAGAAATGTGAGTGCTAACCCTAATTCACGAGGCAACTTTGTTATTGGTGTTGGTTATGATTCAAGTGTTGTAGATGCGCAAAAGTTAGCAATGACAGTGTTGCAAATCACCGAAGCAGTGTTAGATGATCCCGAACCCCAAGTTTTAGTGGATAATCTAGCCTCTTCAACAATTAACCTTAAAGTGTATTTTTGGATTAATACGCATCAACACAGTTTGTTAAAAGTATCGTCGTTATTGATGAGAACCATATTAAGTGAGTTTGAAAAAGCGGGTATTAGTATGCCCGATGATGCACGAGAAGTTATTTTTCCTGAAGGTGTTAAATTAATCGGCGCAGAGCAGGTGATTTCCGAATCTCAAGAAAGCCAGCAGAGTGGCCAAAAAACCAATAAGCGTTTGAAAAAACAGGAAAGTAAATTGGATAATCAATCTCTATCTACTAGAATAGAAAGCGAAGAGCAAGGGACAGAACATATAGATGATTTGAGTAGTGATGCAGATACTATTCGTGAACAAGCTAATTCGGCAAGGGACCCGGAACAGGGACAAAATATACTTTAA
- a CDS encoding extracellular solute-binding protein, which produces MLCLFFMSVAGAKELLLLAAQEHEPYLGINLPNQGYVHQIVTEAFARKDVHVEFVYYPAARAQKLAAEGKVDGILPVYFSDTLSQTFLYSAPFPGDVIGLLKRKDTATSVVIDKNNSVNETLQGLSKYHFGLVRGSASEHLVDQTHFLSKQYVSNNLINIDKLFARRIDFALIDKYSAGHLIVSHRPHMIGKLEFVYPPLVDKEFHIAFTKSNSNAQRWVNLFNQGLASMIADGRFANILARHGFSSSPKEIDKDLQNQKLVIGTVNNADMLILKDLSSHFELDNPDVQLEWKVLDEGVLRKRLLTDLAISAGQFDVMTIGSYEIPIWAKNGWIAPIDSLPEEYGLDDIVDSVKNDVSVDKQLFALPFYAESSVTYYRSDLFKQADIVMPKQPTFNQIYEFANKLNAPEKGIYGICLRGKGGWGSNLALITTMVNSYGGSWFDLNWRPQIESKEWHNAVSMYVDLLTKFGPPNAVENNYIENLDLFLKGKCAIWVDASIAASSLVNSTQSTFSQNIQMANAPIAKYKNGSNWLWTWSLAIPSSASNKDAALKFAQWATSAEYIQLVAAKYGWQSIPQGTRKSIYKKPEYLQAAPFAPVVIDTINNIDLYHSTFQPSPYLGVQFVPIAEFTSMGDQVGMLLEKALKKELTVESALKQSQDLVDKQMRISGYY; this is translated from the coding sequence GTGTTGTGTCTATTCTTTATGAGCGTGGCAGGAGCTAAAGAACTATTATTGCTAGCTGCACAAGAACACGAACCTTACCTTGGAATAAACTTACCCAATCAAGGCTACGTGCATCAAATTGTTACTGAAGCATTCGCAAGAAAAGACGTTCATGTTGAGTTTGTTTATTATCCTGCAGCGAGGGCTCAGAAACTTGCTGCTGAAGGCAAGGTCGATGGAATTTTGCCGGTTTATTTCAGTGATACTCTTTCTCAGACTTTTTTATATTCTGCTCCTTTCCCAGGGGATGTCATTGGCCTTTTAAAACGCAAAGATACTGCAACTTCTGTTGTGATTGATAAAAATAATAGTGTCAATGAAACATTGCAAGGCTTGAGTAAATACCATTTTGGTTTGGTTCGCGGAAGCGCTTCTGAACACTTGGTTGACCAAACTCATTTTCTAAGTAAGCAATACGTCTCAAATAATTTAATCAATATTGATAAGTTGTTCGCCCGACGCATTGATTTTGCGCTAATCGATAAATACAGCGCTGGTCATCTAATCGTGTCGCACCGTCCTCATATGATTGGAAAATTAGAATTTGTTTACCCTCCACTTGTAGACAAAGAGTTTCATATAGCCTTTACAAAAAGTAATTCGAATGCACAGAGGTGGGTGAATTTATTTAATCAAGGTTTAGCATCGATGATTGCTGATGGTCGATTTGCCAATATTTTGGCCAGGCATGGTTTTTCGTCTTCACCTAAAGAGATAGATAAGGATCTTCAAAATCAAAAATTAGTGATAGGTACGGTGAATAATGCTGACATGCTGATTTTAAAAGACCTTTCTTCTCATTTCGAGTTGGATAATCCTGATGTGCAACTTGAATGGAAAGTGTTAGATGAAGGTGTGTTACGCAAGAGGTTGTTAACTGATCTAGCTATTTCTGCAGGGCAGTTTGATGTTATGACCATTGGTTCTTATGAAATACCCATCTGGGCAAAAAATGGCTGGATTGCGCCGATCGATTCATTGCCTGAAGAATATGGTTTAGACGACATAGTTGATAGTGTGAAAAACGATGTCTCTGTAGACAAACAACTTTTTGCCCTGCCTTTTTATGCTGAGTCCTCGGTAACCTATTACCGTTCAGACTTATTTAAACAAGCTGATATTGTTATGCCAAAACAGCCTACGTTTAATCAAATATATGAATTTGCCAATAAACTAAATGCACCTGAAAAAGGTATTTACGGTATTTGTCTGCGAGGTAAAGGTGGTTGGGGTTCAAATCTGGCATTGATCACTACTATGGTAAATAGCTATGGAGGTAGTTGGTTTGACTTAAATTGGCGTCCTCAAATTGAGTCGAAAGAGTGGCACAACGCAGTTTCTATGTATGTGGATTTGCTTACCAAATTTGGTCCCCCCAATGCTGTGGAAAATAATTATATTGAAAACCTAGATTTATTCCTAAAAGGAAAATGTGCTATTTGGGTTGATGCCTCAATTGCCGCGAGTTCTTTGGTTAATTCGACTCAGTCGACGTTTAGCCAAAATATCCAAATGGCCAATGCTCCCATAGCTAAATATAAGAATGGTTCTAATTGGTTATGGACGTGGTCGTTAGCAATACCAAGTTCTGCGTCAAATAAGGATGCGGCCCTTAAGTTTGCACAGTGGGCCACTTCGGCCGAATACATTCAGTTAGTCGCTGCAAAATATGGTTGGCAATCCATTCCCCAAGGGACTCGCAAGTCAATATATAAAAAACCTGAATATTTGCAAGCTGCACCCTTTGCGCCTGTCGTAATTGACACCATCAATAACATCGATTTGTATCATTCTACGTTCCAGCCCAGTCCTTATTTGGGAGTACAATTTGTACCTATTGCTGAATTTACATCAATGGGAGATCAAGTTGGTATGTTGCTAGAAAAAGCGTTGAAAAAAGAACTTACAGTAGAGTCTGCGTTAAAACAAAGTCAAGACTTGGTTGATAAACAAATGCGGATATCGGGTTACTATTAA